The genomic window CTCCCGTAGTATCCACCAGCACAGAGGCCCAGATACGCGCCGCCACGGCGAACAAACTCGCCAATGCGGCGGTTTCCTTCGCCATTGAGAACTCTGCAGTAGCCCAGATCTGCGCCGCCGGggatgacgaggagcgcGCAAGTGGGAGCCCATGGTTCCTTGAGAATGACCGATTCTGAGACGGGGATGATGGCGTAGTTGGGCGAAAGAAGGCGCCGGAGGGAGTACATGCACTGCCGGACCGATTCAGACGTAGTCCCCGTACCTGGATAGATTTTCAAAAAGTCAGGAACTCGGCGTCATGGAGGCCCAGAAAAGTTGGCTGCGTACCCGTGTAGACGAGGACGTTGAGCCGCCGGGGCGTCATGATGCCTCAGGGTCTCAACCAAAAGTTGCCGATGGAGATGGTCGCGCCCGCGGAAAGTCGACAATTTTCCCCTCCTCCGTCACCAAACTTGTAActtgcctttttcttctgCACTGCCCGACACCAAAGGGTACGCAATGGGGTCGCAGTCGTCGCGCCCAGAACCGGATCAGCCAGCAATGGCCCAGGACCAAGGCAAACTTTCGTCTATGACGGAGCccgtggatgatgatgagccgGATGAGTGGTGAGTGAGTGGGCTTTCTCACGCTCCTACCGTTTGTTGGGGGTGGCCATCTGCCTCGAAACGTCTCTGGCCCCGATGATATGCCGCGACACACTGACGCTCACACAATTGCGATGCAGGGACAAGAGAATATTCAGCACTGGATGTGCAGGTAAGTAGTCTTGTTTCTAATTGACGATGCATcagtccttttttttttttttcaattcTGCTGGGAGTCGTTTTGCTTCCGGCGCGTGATGGGGCAAGCGGAGACACTTTTGTTTGGTGTCATGGACTGACGTGTTTGTAGATGAGAATATGAAAATGACCGATTGCTACTTTGAGAAGAAGGATTGGAGGGCCTGCGCCGCAGAGGTAAGCTTCAATTCCCTCGATTCTCGAACAATGCTAGACTAGACCATTTGTTATCCCCGCGCGCTTCTGTTCCAGAGTGTCACTGACCAGACGTGCCGCCTCTCAGATGGAGGCATTCAAGCAATGCTGGAAGCGTCATGGAAACGACGAGCGCACATCAAGCAAAGATGCGTGACTTTGAAGCAGCACTGtgtaaatatataaatatatgtGTAGCCATATGCAACATTGCCATCAATTCATCACCACTTTCAATGCAATGTCCCCGACCCCTTGGTCAAGCTATGATTACAAAAACACCTTGTGTGGGGCTCCCATCTAAAAACTCACAGGGAAAAGCTCccatcttctcctcctcctcctccagctaCACATCTCCAAACCGCTTCAACATCAACTCCTCCTGGCCATTCTCCCGCAcaacaccgccgccgccgccgccgcctaTCGCCAACGCCCCCCGATCCCGTTACATGCGCCCAAACAAGCCCACATGAGACCATGATGCTCTCCAGACGAGCCGCCTCAGCGGCAGCACGAGCCCTCGCCACCGGCGCGCCGTCCCTCCCTCTCGCAGCCCGGTTCCATGCCACCGAGGCCTCTGCGCCGGCCGCTCAACCCTCGCCAACTCCGGCTTCGCCAACTCCAGCAGCGGCCTCGAAACCCGCCCCCGCAGCCTCAAAatgggccaaggccaagacggcggccaaACCCGCCCGcagcgccagcaccagctccagcaccAGCTCCGCCCTGACCGAGGCGGACGTGATATATGAGCCCAGGACCATCGCCTACCGGGCCGAAGGGTCGCAGCCGCCCCTCGACGCCGCGAGCATACCGGCGGTAGACTGGGCCAACAGCTTCCACGGCATATCGTCCCGCCCCGTAACGGAGGAGCAGTTCCGGGCCCTCATGGCGCCGCTCGCCATCAAGGACATCGAGGTCAAGCCCGACGGCGTCGTCTACCTCCCCGAGATCAAGTACCGGCGGCGGCTGAACGAGGCCTTTGGCCCCATGGGCTGGGGCATGATCCCCAAGGGCGACGCCGTGGTCGGCAACTCCATCGTCACGAGGGAGTATGCGCTCATCGTCGACGGCCGGTACGTGGAAaacccttctcttctttcttcacCCCGTGCGGACGTTGCTGACACCCAGCCGGCAGGTTCGTCTCGCAGGCCCAGGGGGAAAACGCCTACTTCTCGCCCGACCAGCTGCCCTCCTCGGTCGAGGGGTGCAAGTCCAACGCCCTGATGCGCTGCTGCAAGGACCTCGGCATCGGCTCGGAGCTCTGGGATCCCCATTTCCTGCGGTGGTTCAAGAGGACGCACATGGAGCAGGCGTGGGTCGAGCACGCGACCAccaagaagaggaaggcgTTTTGGTTCAAGAAGGGCGAGGTGCAGGTCTCGTACCCCTATAGCCTGGCGAAGTAGAGGAAATAATCTAATCACGGAGGGCTACTGTGCCGGGGATAGACATTTATTAGACGAGGTAGTGGATGGGCGGCGGTTGTGCGTGTACGATATGCGACAAGGTCTCTTAGATGTAGCGTTTTGGTAGGTAATGCATGAGCGACGGAGTTTCGCCATTGACTTCAAGTCTTTGCAAGTCGAATCTTGTGTGAACGGAGAGTCTAGTCAAGTTGAAGGCAGGGGGGCACCGACTGGCCGGCCGCGACCGTATATTAGGAGGCATGTCGGCTCAGAGAGTGATCAAGCCTCAGAAacgataaaaaaaaagagggatATCTAAACCAAGGAGCAGCGAATTCTACACATGTATCCCAAACTCCTTTCTGGCCCATTGCGACCGAAGCTCCTAATCTTCCTTGGGCCCTCCCGGACCAGGAGTCGCATCACCAGTGCCGCCCCAGCCCCATGGCATCCAGGAACCTCCTGCCGTGCCGGACGGGACATTGCGCCGACGAAGAGCCACATCATCTTCCGCCCCGCTCTCGGCTTCGACCTTTTCAAAGTCGGTCTCGCTGCGGCTCTTGCTTAGGGCACTCAACGTGCTGAGTCCACTGGGTGGCCGCTGAGTAACTTggtcgtcgtccatgtcgtgtGTGCCGGTTGGCGCAAAGCCTCCGGGTGGCACGGTGTGAGAGGCTCCGGTGCCATCACGTTGAATCTGCTGCGCCTCGCGATCCAGGGCGCCCAAGACAATATTGAGGCGCTCACGCTGAGCAGCGATAAAGTTCATCTTTTCGGCCGAGCCTCGCAGGTTGGGGGGGATCAGAGTTCCCGAGTCAGTCATGCTTCTGCCAGACGAGCCGCCGGGACTGCCGGCAAACCCGCCGGCGTTGGAAGCAGCGGCGGAAACTGCGCTCGCCAACAGATTGTAGAACTCGTTACCAGTGTTGGCGGTGCCGGCCCATCTTGTCGTCGGGACGCTAAACCGCGCAAGCAGCGACTGCGTGTAGCCCTGCGGCCCAGCGGATGATGGGGACGGCGAGGGTTCGGGTTCCGAGGGAGGAAGGTTCAGGATGTTGGTTTTGAGGTACTCGATGGCGCGGCGGAAGTAGGTCATGCCAGCGGCCTTGAGGCGCTCATGGGCGCTGGCAATGAACTCGTCTATGCTGGTTTCATTATCTGCGAGAAAAGGGTGGACATGTTCCTCGTAGAGAACGCGGGCGCCTTGGGTTTGAGGGAGAATGAGgtagaggaagaagagcaggcGGAGATAGCCGTAGAATGGGATCCTATGACGGCCAAGGCCGTGTAAGTTGACCGGCTTGTTTCACATTTGACGGCTGGGGTACGCACCAGAAGAGGATAAAGGATAGCCACGACTCAACCAGCAAACAGATGCTGAAAACGACCCAGTACATGAGCCATGGCGTCAACTGAGCGGGATCCGACGTCTTGAGAGCCTTGTAGGAGGCGAAGATGGGGAATAGGAAGGAGGCGACGGAGCTGTTGCGACGAGCGGATCAGCACGCGATGTCTGGCGTTGGCATTCACGAGAGTATAGAAATGAGCACGCGGGGTGGATTTGTGACGACATGGCGGCGGGGCAGACAGAGCTGGGTACGTACGATAAGAGCATGGCAAAGAGGTCGAACATGGCCGCGGCTTTTTCGTCGAGGCCAGTGGCCCCGGTACTCTCTGGATGAGAAACAAAGACGCTTTGTATGTTCCGCGGGCGGAGGAGGGCCAAGGCGATAAAGAGTGAGCGACGAATCGACAACGATGGATATTCCGGCTCGGtgaggaggggaggaggaagttTGAGGCCGGCAGCGTTTGAGAGATCAATGC from Metarhizium brunneum chromosome 2, complete sequence includes these protein-coding regions:
- the MGM101 gene encoding Mitochondrial genome maintenance protein MGM101, producing MAQDQGKLSSMTEPVDDDEPDEWDKRIFSTGCADENMKMTDCYFEKKDWRACAAELPSSPPPPPATHLQTASTSTPPGHSPAQHRRRRRRLSPTPPDPVTCAQTSPHETMMLSRRAASAAARALATGAPSLPLAARFHATEASAPAAQPSPTPASPTPAAASKPAPAASKWAKAKTAAKPARSASTSSSTSSALTEADVIYEPRTIAYRAEGSQPPLDAASIPAVDWANSFHGISSRPVTEEQFRALMAPLAIKDIEVKPDGVVYLPEIKYRRRLNEAFGPMGWGMIPKGDAVVGNSIVTREYALIVDGRFVSQAQGENAYFSPDQLPSSVEGCKSNALMRCCKDLGIGSELWDPHFLRWFKRTHMEQAWVEHATTKKRKAFWFKKGEVQVSYPYSLAK
- the REEP4 gene encoding Receptor expression-enhancing protein 4; protein product: MFDLFAMLLSSVASFLFPIFASYKALKTSDPAQLTPWLMYWVVFSICLLVESWLSFILFWIPFYGYLRLLFFLYLILPQTQGARVLYEEHVHPFLADNETSIDEFIASAHERLKAAGMTYFRRAIEYLKTNILNLPPSEPEPSPSPSSAGPQGYTQSLLARFSVPTTRWAGTANTGNEFYNLLASAVSAAASNAGGFAGSPGGSSGRSMTDSGTLIPPNLRGSAEKMNFIAAQRERLNIVLGALDREAQQIQRDGTGASHTVPPGGFAPTGTHDMDDDQVTQRPPSGLSTLSALSKSRSETDFEKVEAESGAEDDVALRRRNVPSGTAGGSWMPWGWGGTGDATPGPGGPKED